The following are encoded together in the Nocardioides sp. Arc9.136 genome:
- a CDS encoding SDR family oxidoreductase produces MSPQTATAHVETDADVEARYRPLPLLEGKVLVLSGVGPGLGRAFGEEAARMGADLVLVSRTERRLEKMAETVRSLGRRALVVPTDITDEPSRVALVERALEEFGRVDCLINNAFGIPPMDPLTSLDLDGLRAANETNVFAPLRLSALFADALAATHGSVLMVNSCVLYQSQEEFAGYKLSKGALEHLSSSLATELGPRGIRVNSVAPSYIYEDVNKGYFDWLASESGRTHDEVYAEKAAPTDLKRLASPAEVARAALVLATDLCSAVTGQVLNVDCGEFHR; encoded by the coding sequence TTGAGCCCGCAGACCGCCACCGCCCACGTCGAGACCGACGCCGACGTCGAGGCCCGCTACCGGCCGCTCCCGCTCCTGGAGGGCAAGGTGCTCGTGCTCTCGGGCGTCGGCCCGGGCCTGGGCCGGGCCTTCGGCGAGGAGGCCGCCCGGATGGGCGCCGACCTCGTCCTGGTCAGCCGCACCGAGCGACGTCTGGAGAAGATGGCCGAGACCGTCCGCTCGCTGGGTCGCCGGGCGCTCGTCGTACCCACCGACATCACCGACGAGCCCTCGCGCGTCGCGCTGGTCGAGCGGGCCCTGGAGGAGTTCGGCCGGGTCGACTGCCTGATCAACAACGCGTTCGGCATCCCACCCATGGACCCGCTCACGAGCCTCGACCTCGACGGCCTCCGCGCCGCCAACGAGACCAACGTCTTCGCACCGCTGCGGCTGTCGGCGCTGTTCGCCGACGCCCTGGCCGCGACCCACGGCTCGGTGCTGATGGTCAACTCCTGCGTGCTCTACCAGTCCCAGGAGGAGTTCGCCGGCTACAAGCTGTCCAAGGGCGCGCTCGAGCACCTGTCGTCCTCGCTGGCCACCGAGCTGGGTCCCCGCGGGATCCGGGTCAACAGCGTGGCGCCGTCCTACATCTACGAGGACGTCAACAAGGGCTACTTCGACTGGCTCGCCTCGGAGTCGGGCCGCACCCACGACGAGGTGTACGCCGAGAAGGCCGCGCCGACCGACCTCAAGCGGCTCGCGAGTCCCGCCGAGGTCGCCCGCGCGGCGCTCGTCCTCGCCACCGACCTGTGCTCGGCGGTCACCGGCCAGGTGCTCAACGTCGACTGCGGGGAGTTCCACCGATGA
- a CDS encoding sulfotransferase: MSGATEGLNVMTRERADVGTYEDILAAAVRTTGLDDLGGTAHEEGLRVLVEDLASPEAGLTPRGNYFQRSEVKSALVGRLLTQAQFTARPEHAEVPIERPVFVMGLPRTGTTALHRLLHADPRAQGLEMWLTQYPQPRPPRETWDSDPIFGAMQQAFSAHHVESPEYMGIHYMDATTVEECWRLLRQTGKSSSYESLANVPRYSAWLAEQDWTDAYARHRQNLQLVGLNDPDKRWVLKNPSHMTALDALMAVYPDALVVYTHRDPVVCIASSCSLSAETTTGHSTTYVGETIGRTQLDLWSRAYHSFHDARGRYDQAQFVDVAFADLLADPLGTARSVYERFGLDWTPDAQGAMEEIDRESKQGAAKPSHRYAIEDYGLSEADVRAAFDR, from the coding sequence ATGAGCGGCGCCACCGAGGGCCTCAACGTGATGACCCGCGAGCGCGCCGACGTCGGCACCTACGAGGACATCCTCGCGGCGGCCGTGCGCACCACCGGCCTCGACGACCTCGGCGGCACCGCCCACGAGGAGGGGCTGCGCGTCCTGGTCGAGGACCTCGCCTCCCCCGAGGCCGGTCTCACGCCCCGCGGCAACTACTTCCAGCGCTCGGAGGTCAAGAGCGCGCTCGTCGGGCGGCTGCTCACCCAGGCGCAGTTCACCGCCCGACCCGAGCACGCGGAGGTGCCGATCGAGCGTCCGGTCTTCGTCATGGGCCTGCCGCGCACCGGCACCACCGCCCTGCACCGCCTGCTCCACGCCGACCCCCGGGCGCAGGGCCTGGAGATGTGGCTGACGCAGTACCCCCAGCCCCGCCCGCCGCGGGAGACGTGGGACTCCGATCCGATCTTCGGCGCGATGCAGCAGGCGTTCTCCGCCCACCACGTGGAGAGCCCGGAGTACATGGGCATCCACTACATGGACGCCACCACCGTCGAGGAGTGCTGGCGCCTCCTGCGCCAGACCGGGAAGTCCAGCTCCTACGAGTCGCTCGCGAACGTCCCGCGGTACTCCGCCTGGCTCGCCGAGCAGGACTGGACCGACGCCTACGCCCGGCACCGGCAGAACCTCCAGCTCGTCGGCCTCAACGACCCCGACAAGCGGTGGGTGCTCAAGAACCCCTCGCACATGACCGCGCTCGACGCGCTGATGGCGGTCTACCCCGACGCGCTGGTCGTCTACACCCACCGCGACCCGGTCGTGTGCATCGCCTCCTCGTGCTCGCTCTCGGCCGAGACCACGACCGGGCACTCCACGACGTACGTCGGCGAGACGATCGGCCGCACCCAGCTCGACCTGTGGTCGCGCGCCTACCACTCCTTCCACGACGCCCGCGGGCGCTACGACCAGGCCCAGTTCGTCGACGTCGCCTTCGCCGACCTGCTCGCCGACCCGCTCGGCACCGCGCGGTCGGTCTACGAGCGCTTCGGGCTCGACTGGACGCCCGACGCGCAGGGCGCGATGGAGGAGATCGACCGGGAGTCCAAGCAGGGGGCCGCGAAGCCGTCCCACCGCTACGCCATCGAGGACTACGGGCTGAGCGAGGCCGACGTCCGCGCGGCGTTCGACCGGTAG